The following proteins come from a genomic window of Salminus brasiliensis chromosome 15, fSalBra1.hap2, whole genome shotgun sequence:
- the LOC140535684 gene encoding E3 ubiquitin-protein ligase TRIM39-like isoform X1, whose amino-acid sequence MASSHSSLEENLKCSICFEIFKDPVLLHCSHSFCKACLDRSWSLKDVKECPLCRKITRCSLLNNLVLKDACESLVEEKKRRILAGTQGAMCLDHAEKLQLYCVDDQKLVCLQCVAWDHQDHSFCSIKKAASNCKEELKTSQEALEVVLNEFDDFKSNCEKITRHIKSQVQKTEMQIKEEFEKLHQFLREEEEARIAELREEEEEKMKKMEEMFKEADGECSILAQLTQEVDAILNGKDDDFLQNYKDINERAQYTIPSLQLDSQALIDVAKHLGNLRYKVWEKMKDLCPYFPVILDPNSAHETLTLSEDLTSLSREYPRPDFPNNPERFTVYPIILGSEGFNAGIHSWMVEVKDCTSWIIGVAKESVKRKEKCSAVPAEGIWAVSLNNNKYSWTSQVPTTKYQRLKIQLNLEAGEVKFFSDDSFWPLHSYTERFTEKIYPFFNCTCENPVKILPVKITVQKTE is encoded by the exons ATGGCCTCCTCTCACTCTTCACTGGAAGAAAACCTCAAGTGCTCAATTTGTTTTGAAATCTTCAAGGATCCTGTGCTTCTCCACTGCAGTCACAGCTTCTGCAAGGCCTGTCTGGACAGAAGCTGGAGTCTGAAGGATGTGAAGGAATGTCCGCTCTGCAGAAAAATAACAAGATGTTCTCTGCTGAACAATCTGGTCCTGAAGGACGCCTGTGAATCCTTAGTGGAGGAAAAGAAACGAAGGATTTTAGCAGGAACTCAAGGTGCTATGTGTTTGGATCATGCTGAGAAGCTGCAGCTGTACTGCGTGGATGACCAAAAGCttgtgtgtttgcagtgtgtAGCTTGGGACCATCAAGATCACAGCTTCTGCTCTATCAAGAAAGCTGCCAGTAATTGCAAA GAGGAACTAAAGACTTCTCAGGAGGCTTTGGAGGTAGTTCTGAATGAGTTTGATGATTTTAAAAGCAACTGTGAGAAAATTACCAGGCACATCAAG TCTCAGGTCCAGAAGACTGAGATGCAGATAAAAGAGGAATTTGAGAAGCTGCATCAGTTCctaagagaggaggaggaggccagGATTGCTGAActgagggaggaagaggaggaaaagatgaagaagatggAGGAGATGTTTAAAGAAGCTGATGGAGAGTGCAGCATACTGGCCCAGTTGACCCAAGAAGTCGATGCCATTCTGAATGGTAAAGATGATGATTTCTTACAG AACTATAAAGACATCAATGAAAG agctcAGTACACAATACCATCTCTACAGCTGGATTCACAAGCTCTGATTGATGTGGCCAAACACCTGGGCAACCTCCGGTATAAAGTGTGGGAGAAGATGAAGGACCTCTGTCCTTATT TTCCAGTGATTCTGGACCCAAACAGTGCACATGAAACCCTAACCCTCTCTGAAGATCTCACCAGTCTCAGCAGAGAATATCCACGGCCGGACTTCCCAAACAACCCAGAGAGATTTACTGTTTATCCGATCATTCTAGGTTCTGAAGGGTTTAACGCTGGAATACACAGTTGGATGGTGGAGGTTAAAGACTGTACCAGTTGGATCATCGGTGTGGCAAAAGAGTCGgttaaaaggaaagaaaaatgcAGTGCAGTACCTGCAGAAggtatctgggcagtaagtcttaataacaataaatactCCTGGACCAGCCAGGTGCCGACCACGAAGTACCAGAGATTAAAAATCCAACTAAACTTGGAAGCCGGAGAAGTGAAGTTCTTCAGTGATGACAGCTTCTGGCCTTTACACAGTTACACGGAGAGATTTACAGAGAAGATATATCCTTTCTTTAATTGCACTTGTGAAAACCCGGTCAAGATATTACCTGTAAAGATCACAGTTCAGAAAACAGAGTAA
- the LOC140535683 gene encoding zinc-binding protein A33-like isoform X2, whose protein sequence is MASSLASLEEELKCVLCQNIYKTPLILLCTHSFCKTCLETTWAEHGAKECPVCKKRSSIENPPINRALKSACESFVQEKNRRVSDEAQGLVCPQHLLNMQLFCLHDEQLVCAECVTQQHNNHNFCSISKAASERRENLRGPLQELQGSHAAFSFEKLTCLSVSQEIQSQFLQTQTQIQKEFEKLHQFLHEEEKARVTALKKEMERKSQKIKEKIEEMDDALASLSKRIKLIEDYMNADDSLFLKNLKDAEESAECTLPDVELESGALLDVAKHVGNLRYRVWEKMKDICPYYPVILDPNTAQSSLHLSADLNKVLCRDMKQNLPNNPERFTIDPVIQGSEGFNSGTHSWVVDVGESDNWTIGVVKESVKRKDEISVSPQDGFWTVSRRDGQFTFNTGCYRAERVQRIRVQKL, encoded by the exons ATGGCGTCGTCTCTCGCTTCACTGGAAGAGGAACTGAAGTGTGTTTTGTGCCAAAACATTTACAAAACCCCTTTGATTCTACTTTGCACTCACAGTTTCTGCAAAACCTGTCTGGAGACCACCTGGGCTGAGCATGGGGCTAAAGAATGCCCAGTGTGTAAGAAGAGATCCTCCATTGAGAACCCACCGATCAACCGAGCGCTGAAGAGTGCCTGCGAGTCCTTCGTTCAGGAGAAGAATCGCAGGGTTTCTGACGAAGCACAAGGTCTGGTGTGCCCTCAGCACTTGCTGAACATGCAGCTGTTCTGTCTACATGACGAGCAGCTGGTATGTGCCGAGTGTGTGACCCAGCAACACAACAATCACAACTTCTGCTCCATCAGTAAGGCTGCCAGCGAACGCAGG GAGAATCTACGAGGCCCTCTTCAGGAGCTACAGGGGAGTCATGCAGCATTTTCTTTTGAAAAACTCACTTGCCTCTCCGTTTCTCAGGAGATCCAG TCTCAGTTCCTCCAAACACAAACTCAGATACAGAAAGAGTTTGAGAAGCTTCACCAGTTCCTCCATGAGGAAGAGAAGGCCAGGGTCACTGCACTgaagaaagaaatggagagaaaaagccagaaaataaaagagaaaataGAAGAAATGGATGATGCCTTAGCTTCTCTTTCTAAAAGAATCAAACTGATTGAGGACTACATGAATGCTGACGACAGTCTGTTCTTGAAA AACCTTAAGGATGCAGAAGAGAG TGCTGAATGCACATTGCCAGATGTGGAATTGGAATCAGGAGCTCTGCTTGATGTGGCCAAACATGTGGGAAACCTGAGATACAGAGTTTGGGAGAAGATGAAGGATATTTGTCCTTACT atccaGTGATTCTTGATCCTAACACTGCCCAAAGCAGTCTTCACCTGTCTGCGGATTTAAACAAAGTGCTCTGTAGGGATATGAAGCAGAACCTTCCAAACAACCCTGAGAGGTTCACCATAGACCCAGTCATCCAGGGCTCTGAGGGATTCAACTCTGGAACCCACAGCTGGGTAGTGGATGTTGGGGAAAGTGATAACTGGACTATCGGGGTGGTAAAAGAGTCAGTCAAAAGAAAAGATGAGATCTCTGTGAGCCCACAGGATGGATTCTGGACTGTAAGTCGACGAGATGGACaattcacattcaacacaggaTGTTACAGAGCTGAGAGGGTGCAGAGAATCAGAGTCCAG AAGCTGTAA
- the LOC140535685 gene encoding E3 ubiquitin-protein ligase TRIM35-like, with protein MASPLSPLEKDLTCPVCCNIFSEPVLLSCSHSFCRECLQKSWKDREERECPVCRQRTSSEEPPLNLALKNACEFVVRQRSAGASRTLQGVCSVHSGKLQLFCMDDQQLVCVECVAGDHQRHNFCSISKVADKCRVELQAKEKTLQQKLNSVNKAKNIYRQHFQTQVQQTERQIRKEFEELHQFLREEEEARIAALRLEEEKKKQKMEKKIAEMESMIEALIGKIKVLKDGLSSEDVAFMTKYAGAKESAEYTAPEPQLDSEALIDVAKHVGNLRYNVWVKMKDLCPYFSVILDPNSANGSLTLSDNLSRIIPGCPEQALPNNPERFTHQTAVFGSKGFTSGVHSWVVVLGQSECWKIGVAKMSVKRKKNVRAKPGHGIWAIDLQRQTLNIQTIRVCLDCDQKEVTFVDNYNRRLAVLSFQVAEKIYPCFFTSNKHVLKIQPSKLIVKKM; from the exons ATGGCATCTCCTCTGTCTCCTTTGGAAAAAGATCTTACATGTCCTGTGTGCTGTAACATCTTCTCAGAGCCTGTGCTTCTCTCGTGCAGCCACAGTTTCTGCAGAGAGTGTTTACAGAAAAGCTGGAAAGACCGAGAGGAGAGGGAGTGTCCTGTCTGCAGGCAGAGGACATCCAGTGAGGAACCTCCGCTGAACTTAGCTTTGAAGAATGCTTGTGAGTTTGTAGTGAGGCAGCGGAGTGCTGGAGCTTCCAGGACATTGCAAGGTGTCTGTTCAGTTCACTCAGGAAAACTTCAGCTGTTCTGCATGGATGATCAACAGCTGGTGTGTGTAGAATGTGTGGCTGGGGATCATCAACGCCACAACTTCTGCTCCATCAGCAAAGTGGCCGACAAATGCAGG GTGGAGCTCCAAGCCAAAGAAAAGACTCTACAGCAGAAACTGAATTCTGTTAATAAAGCTAAGAACATCTATAGGCAACACTTTCAG ACTCAGGTCCagcagacagagaggcagatcAGAAAGGAGTTTGAGGAGCTTCATCAGTTCCttagagaggaggaagaggccAGGATTGCTGCACTGAGgttggaggaggagaagaagaagcaaAAGATGGAAAAGAAGATTGCAGAGATGGAGAGTATGATTGAAGCTCTTATTGGAAAAATCAAAGTGCTGAAGGATGGATTGTCTTCTGAAGATGTTGCTTTCATGACT aaatatgcAGGAGCAAAAGAAAG TGCAGAGTACACAGCTCCAGAACCACAGCTGGATTCAGAAGCTCTAATTGATGTGGCCAAACATGTGGGGAACCTAAGATACAATGTGTGGGTGAAGATGAAGGACCTCTGTCCTTACT TTTCAGTGATCTTGGATCCGAATTCTGCCAACGGCAGCCTTACCCTGTCTGACAACCTGAGCAGGATTATACCAGGATGTCCAGAGCAGGCTCTACCCAACAACCCTGAGAGGTTTACTCATCAGACAGCAGTGTTTGGCTCTAAGGGGTTCACCTCTGGAGTTCACAGCTGGGTGGTGGTGCTTGGACAAAGTGAGTGCTGGAAAATAGGAGTGGCCAAAATGTCAGTCAAACGAAAAAAAAATGTTCGTGCCAAACCAGGGCATGGAATATGGGCCATAGATTTGCAGAGACAGACCTTAAATATACAGACAATTAGAGTTTGTTTGGACTGTGATCAGAAAGAGGTGACATTTGTTGACAACTATAACAGACGATTAGCTGTGCTGTCTTTCCAGGTTGCAGAAAAGATTTATCCATGTTTCTTTACTTCAAACAAACATGTTCTCAAGATCCAACCATCTAAGCTGATTGTGAAGAAAATGTGA
- the LOC140535684 gene encoding zinc-binding protein A33-like isoform X2, which yields MASSHSSLEENLKCSICFEIFKDPVLLHCSHSFCKACLDRSWSLKDVKECPLCRKITRCSLLNNLVLKDACESLVEEKKRRILAGTQGAMCLDHAEKLQLYCVDDQKLVCLQCVAWDHQDHSFCSIKKAASNCKEELKTSQEALEVVLNEFDDFKSNCEKITRHIKVQKTEMQIKEEFEKLHQFLREEEEARIAELREEEEEKMKKMEEMFKEADGECSILAQLTQEVDAILNGKDDDFLQNYKDINERAQYTIPSLQLDSQALIDVAKHLGNLRYKVWEKMKDLCPYFPVILDPNSAHETLTLSEDLTSLSREYPRPDFPNNPERFTVYPIILGSEGFNAGIHSWMVEVKDCTSWIIGVAKESVKRKEKCSAVPAEGIWAVSLNNNKYSWTSQVPTTKYQRLKIQLNLEAGEVKFFSDDSFWPLHSYTERFTEKIYPFFNCTCENPVKILPVKITVQKTE from the exons ATGGCCTCCTCTCACTCTTCACTGGAAGAAAACCTCAAGTGCTCAATTTGTTTTGAAATCTTCAAGGATCCTGTGCTTCTCCACTGCAGTCACAGCTTCTGCAAGGCCTGTCTGGACAGAAGCTGGAGTCTGAAGGATGTGAAGGAATGTCCGCTCTGCAGAAAAATAACAAGATGTTCTCTGCTGAACAATCTGGTCCTGAAGGACGCCTGTGAATCCTTAGTGGAGGAAAAGAAACGAAGGATTTTAGCAGGAACTCAAGGTGCTATGTGTTTGGATCATGCTGAGAAGCTGCAGCTGTACTGCGTGGATGACCAAAAGCttgtgtgtttgcagtgtgtAGCTTGGGACCATCAAGATCACAGCTTCTGCTCTATCAAGAAAGCTGCCAGTAATTGCAAA GAGGAACTAAAGACTTCTCAGGAGGCTTTGGAGGTAGTTCTGAATGAGTTTGATGATTTTAAAAGCAACTGTGAGAAAATTACCAGGCACATCAAG GTCCAGAAGACTGAGATGCAGATAAAAGAGGAATTTGAGAAGCTGCATCAGTTCctaagagaggaggaggaggccagGATTGCTGAActgagggaggaagaggaggaaaagatgaagaagatggAGGAGATGTTTAAAGAAGCTGATGGAGAGTGCAGCATACTGGCCCAGTTGACCCAAGAAGTCGATGCCATTCTGAATGGTAAAGATGATGATTTCTTACAG AACTATAAAGACATCAATGAAAG agctcAGTACACAATACCATCTCTACAGCTGGATTCACAAGCTCTGATTGATGTGGCCAAACACCTGGGCAACCTCCGGTATAAAGTGTGGGAGAAGATGAAGGACCTCTGTCCTTATT TTCCAGTGATTCTGGACCCAAACAGTGCACATGAAACCCTAACCCTCTCTGAAGATCTCACCAGTCTCAGCAGAGAATATCCACGGCCGGACTTCCCAAACAACCCAGAGAGATTTACTGTTTATCCGATCATTCTAGGTTCTGAAGGGTTTAACGCTGGAATACACAGTTGGATGGTGGAGGTTAAAGACTGTACCAGTTGGATCATCGGTGTGGCAAAAGAGTCGgttaaaaggaaagaaaaatgcAGTGCAGTACCTGCAGAAggtatctgggcagtaagtcttaataacaataaatactCCTGGACCAGCCAGGTGCCGACCACGAAGTACCAGAGATTAAAAATCCAACTAAACTTGGAAGCCGGAGAAGTGAAGTTCTTCAGTGATGACAGCTTCTGGCCTTTACACAGTTACACGGAGAGATTTACAGAGAAGATATATCCTTTCTTTAATTGCACTTGTGAAAACCCGGTCAAGATATTACCTGTAAAGATCACAGTTCAGAAAACAGAGTAA
- the LOC140535683 gene encoding zinc-binding protein A33-like isoform X1 produces MASSLASLEEELKCVLCQNIYKTPLILLCTHSFCKTCLETTWAEHGAKECPVCKKRSSIENPPINRALKSACESFVQEKNRRVSDEAQGLVCPQHLLNMQLFCLHDEQLVCAECVTQQHNNHNFCSISKAASERRENLRGPLQELQGSHAAFSFEKLTCLSVSQEIQSQFLQTQTQIQKEFEKLHQFLHEEEKARVTALKKEMERKSQKIKEKIEEMDDALASLSKRIKLIEDYMNADDSLFLKNLKDAEESAECTLPDVELESGALLDVAKHVGNLRYRVWEKMKDICPYYPVILDPNTAQSSLHLSADLNKVLCRDMKQNLPNNPERFTIDPVIQGSEGFNSGTHSWVVDVGESDNWTIGVVKESVKRKDEISVSPQDGFWTVSRRDGQFTFNTGCYRAERVQRIRVQVNWDGGQVTFTNAETNTQLQTYSHTCEKMYPYFSTLSDLPLKIVPASILQSVNEKHSNHLLGYCKKGMCQH; encoded by the exons ATGGCGTCGTCTCTCGCTTCACTGGAAGAGGAACTGAAGTGTGTTTTGTGCCAAAACATTTACAAAACCCCTTTGATTCTACTTTGCACTCACAGTTTCTGCAAAACCTGTCTGGAGACCACCTGGGCTGAGCATGGGGCTAAAGAATGCCCAGTGTGTAAGAAGAGATCCTCCATTGAGAACCCACCGATCAACCGAGCGCTGAAGAGTGCCTGCGAGTCCTTCGTTCAGGAGAAGAATCGCAGGGTTTCTGACGAAGCACAAGGTCTGGTGTGCCCTCAGCACTTGCTGAACATGCAGCTGTTCTGTCTACATGACGAGCAGCTGGTATGTGCCGAGTGTGTGACCCAGCAACACAACAATCACAACTTCTGCTCCATCAGTAAGGCTGCCAGCGAACGCAGG GAGAATCTACGAGGCCCTCTTCAGGAGCTACAGGGGAGTCATGCAGCATTTTCTTTTGAAAAACTCACTTGCCTCTCCGTTTCTCAGGAGATCCAG TCTCAGTTCCTCCAAACACAAACTCAGATACAGAAAGAGTTTGAGAAGCTTCACCAGTTCCTCCATGAGGAAGAGAAGGCCAGGGTCACTGCACTgaagaaagaaatggagagaaaaagccagaaaataaaagagaaaataGAAGAAATGGATGATGCCTTAGCTTCTCTTTCTAAAAGAATCAAACTGATTGAGGACTACATGAATGCTGACGACAGTCTGTTCTTGAAA AACCTTAAGGATGCAGAAGAGAG TGCTGAATGCACATTGCCAGATGTGGAATTGGAATCAGGAGCTCTGCTTGATGTGGCCAAACATGTGGGAAACCTGAGATACAGAGTTTGGGAGAAGATGAAGGATATTTGTCCTTACT atccaGTGATTCTTGATCCTAACACTGCCCAAAGCAGTCTTCACCTGTCTGCGGATTTAAACAAAGTGCTCTGTAGGGATATGAAGCAGAACCTTCCAAACAACCCTGAGAGGTTCACCATAGACCCAGTCATCCAGGGCTCTGAGGGATTCAACTCTGGAACCCACAGCTGGGTAGTGGATGTTGGGGAAAGTGATAACTGGACTATCGGGGTGGTAAAAGAGTCAGTCAAAAGAAAAGATGAGATCTCTGTGAGCCCACAGGATGGATTCTGGACTGTAAGTCGACGAGATGGACaattcacattcaacacaggaTGTTACAGAGCTGAGAGGGTGCAGAGAATCAGAGTCCAGGTAAACTGGGATGGGGGACAGGTTACATTTACCAATGCAGAGACCAACACACAATTACAGACCTATTCACACACATGTGAGAAAATGTACCCATATTTCTCTACACTCAGTGATCTCCCACTGAAGATTGTACCAGCCAGCATCTTACAGTCAgttaatgaaaaacacagtaATCATTTATTGGGCTATTGTAAAAAAGGGATGTGCCAACATTAG
- the LOC140535588 gene encoding zinc-binding protein A33-like, with the protein MASSHTSLEENLTCSICLEIFKKPVVLHCSHSFCEACLNRIWNQRDLKECPLCRKKAKRTPLNNLALKEACESFIVEKKRKISEETRGAKCLDHAEKLQLFCTDDKKLVCHVRLCESTLENTVFTDYRCFFQTNLQRSLQELKTNLQSLKLKKVNYAQSSAVHLKSKVQQTEKHIKEEFEKLHQFLRDEEKARIAALKEEEEVKSQRINEKIEELEQLCSDFSERIKKTEDDMRGDESLFLHNFRDIEQRTKFIVPNMQLDSAPLIDVAKHVGNLRYRVWEKMKNISPYYPVILDPGSRRLNYLLTNCRDLISVRAGPTVTLQNSSEKGIQTILGSEGFTSGIHTWEVEVGNSEQWAVGVAKESANGVKTPCSLIYLLKASAGPVWKEAGQSVERKNVPYAGKGHLLNIHLSTERWKMPVRRSFRRRIARLQHSLRACCVLNMLRNWISSVWMIRRWYVWSVCLRNIRCTTSGLQRKLPLVERISSGPHWRDSRKN; encoded by the exons ATGGCGTCCTCTCACACTTCACTGGAAGAAAACCTCACATGTTCAATTTGTTTGGAAATCTTTAAGAAACCTGTCGTTCTCCACTGCAGTCACAGTTTCTGCGAGGCCTGTCTCAACAGAATCTGGAATCAGAGGGATCTGAAGGAATGTCCTCTCTGCAGAAAAAAAGCTAAACGTACTCCTCTTAACAATCTAGCCCTCAAGGAGGCTTGTGAATCGTTCATTGTGGAAAAGAAACGcaagatttcagaagaaaccagaGGAGCGAAATGTCTGGATCATGCTGAGAAACTTCAGCTGTTCTGCACGGATGACAAAAAGCTGGTTT GCCATGTTAGGTTATGTGAAAGTACCCTTGAAAATACAGTGTTCACTGATTATAGATGTTTTTTTCAGACTAATCTTCAAAGATCACTACAGGAACTTAAGACCAATCTGCAAAGCCTGAAGTTGAAAAAGGTGAACTATGCACAATCATCTGCAGTACATCTCAAG TCTAAGGTCCAGCAGACAGAGAAACACATAAAGGAAGAGTTTGAGAAGCTTCATCAGTTCctgagagatgaagagaaggCCAGGATTGCTGCActgaaggaggaagaggaagtaAAGAGTCAGAGGATAAATGAAAAGATTGAGGAACTGGAGCAACTGTGTTCTGATTTCTCTGAACGAATAAAAAAGACTGAGGATGATATGAGGGGGGATGAGAGCTTGTTCTTGCAT aaCTTCAGAGACATAGAACAGAG AACTAAGTTCATAGTGCCAAATATGCAACTCGATTCAGCACCCCTTATTGATGTGGCCAAGCATGTGGGGAACCTGAGATACAGAGTGTGGGAGAAGATGAAAAACATCTCTCCTTACT accCAGTCATTCTGGACCCAGGAAGCAGAAGGTTAAACTATCTGCTAACTAACTGCAGGGATTTAATTAGTGTAAGAGCTGGACCGACAGTGACTCTTCAAAACTCTTCAGAGAAGGGCATCCAAACTATTCTGGGCTCAGAGGGATTCACCTCAGGAATTCACACCTGGGAAGTAGAGGTTGGAAACAGTGAACAGTGGGCTGTTGGAGTGGCGAAAGAATCTGCTAATGGTGTAAAAACCCCTTGTTCATTAATCTATCTGCTAAAAG CTTCTGCAGGGCCTGTCTGGAAAGAAGCTGGGCAGAGCGTGGAGCGAAAGAATGTCCCTTATGCAGGAAAAGGTCATCTCTTGAATATCCACCTGTCAACCGAGCGCTGGAAAATGCCTGTGAGACGTTCCTTCAGGAGAAGAATCGCAAGGCTTCAGCACAGTCTCAGGGCTTGTTGTGTCCTCAACATGCTGAGAAACTGGATTTCTTCTGTGTGGATGATCAGACGCTGGtatgtgtggagtgtgtgtctCAGGAACATCAGATGCACAACCTCTGGTCTACAAAGAAAGCTGCCACTGGTCGAAAG